In Desulfovibrio sp. TomC, the following proteins share a genomic window:
- a CDS encoding PIN domain-containing protein — protein MLFLISDANILIDIQTGELLASMFSLDFQFAVPDILFYEELEEQHGHFVDMGLIIQSLDSLLVKRVEDLARIHRKPSRNDLFALALAEHRKCPLLTGDDDLRQAATREEVQVYGTIWLIEQMIIQGRITATVARNAYSLMKKDNRRLPWRLAESRLQTIESKS, from the coding sequence ATGCTATTCCTCATCAGTGATGCCAACATTCTTATTGACATCCAAACTGGCGAACTACTTGCTTCAATGTTCAGCTTAGACTTTCAATTTGCAGTCCCAGACATCCTCTTTTATGAGGAGCTAGAAGAACAGCACGGGCACTTTGTCGATATGGGTCTAATTATACAAAGCCTTGATTCATTACTGGTAAAACGTGTAGAAGATCTTGCTCGTATTCACCGAAAGCCAAGTCGTAACGATCTATTTGCATTAGCACTCGCGGAACATCGAAAATGCCCTCTCTTGACTGGCGACGACGATCTACGCCAAGCAGCTACGAGAGAAGAAGTACAGGTGTATGGAACTATTTGGCTAATCGAGCAAATGATTATACAAGGCCGCATCACCGCTACAGTTGCTAGAAACGCTTATTCCCTCATGAAAAAAGACAATAGACGACTACCTTGGCGATTAGCCGAATCGCGTCTGCAAACTATAGAATCAAAAAGTTGA